The genomic segment AAGAGGCTGCCCCTGTTCTACATCTACGACTCGTACCTGACGCCGGCGGAGTCGTGGTCGCAGCTGCTGAGGGCGGGCGGCGCCCGCAGCCTGCGCGGCTCGGCCTACGACGGCGTCTTCCTGGGCCTGATGGTGGAGGAGCGCCACCAGCGGGAGATCGCGGCGGGCGGCTTCGACGGCATGTACACCTACTTCGCCTCCAACGGCTTCTCCTTCGGCTCGTCGCACGGCAACTGGAAGGCGCTGAAGGCCTTCTGCGACGACAACGGGCTGCTGTTCGTGCCCGGCGCGGGGCCGGGCTACGCCGACGCCAGCGTGCGGCCCTGGAACGGCCACAGCGCCCGCGAGCGCGTCGGCGGCCGCTACTACGAGACGGCCCTGCGGGCGGCGCTGGACGCGCGGCCCGACGCGCTGGCCGTCACCTCCTTCAACCAGTGGCACGAGGGCACGCAGATCGAGAGGGCCGTGCCCAAGAAGACCGCCGCCAGGGTCTACCTGGACTACCGGCCGCACGGCCCGCGCCACTACCTGGAGCTGACCAGACGCTGGGCTGAGAAATTCCACCGCGAGAAGGAGCGCTGGCTCCTGTGAGTGGctgggcgggggcggcggcggcgcgcctTCCTCTTCGGCGACAAACGGCGGTCGTCGCGACGCAACCTGGGAACTATGACGCTCTTTGCCATTTTCCCCCTCTCCGCCTCGGTTGAATTTGGGTCTCCATTCCAAAATATAAGACGCGCAGGTACAGCGTACTTCGGAGTGGGAAATCGCCAGCGGTCCGCCGCGGACGCGCAAGGAAACGTGCGTGGCCCAAAAGAGGCTTGTTCTCGCAGGACAGACACGCGCTCGGTCGCTTTTGGCCACTCCAAATTTGGAGGTTTGCTTGGATAAAAGCGGAATGTTGGCCATGGAAAAGGCCGCCTCTCTctcgtcttttgttttgtgcgtGCGACAATGAGGCCCCCCGACATGTTTGCAGATCAGCTTTTATTGTACACTCGTGACAGCTTTGAGGCAACCGTCCCGAGGAACGCCAGTCAACTCCCTCAAAGTGGAGGTGACGGACACACGGACACATCCCCGCCCCTCCCTTTTCTGGGGGGTTCAAGCAGTAAAACAGAAATCCGAACGACGACGAAACGAAAAGATGCGCCAtttggaaagaagaagaagagcttgATTGCGTGTCCCCTTGGTCCCGTTTGGACGGTCATCCCGAGTCCTCCGCGGCCAGTCCGTGTTTGCCCTCCAGCACGTCCACGGTGGAGGAGAAGGCACTGAGGACCCGGCGGGCAAAAGGCTTTTTGGCTTTCTCCTCAACCACACGCAAAGAAGCGCAGGCGCGCGCACCGAGACCGCTTCCAAAAGGCAAGACATTTACGGACGCCTTTTGCATGGAAATGCCCTAATCCCTTGCGAGccgcccccccctcaaaaaaaaattctgacacaAATGCTTTCGAAAGCGTAGAAGTGCCATTTCTACGctttatatttttctttataAAACTATAAAACAAGTCCACGTTGCAATTGGATGATTGCAtgtcaaaaacaaagaataaagagagCAGAGAAGAAAAAGGCTGCTCAGTGaactttttttgccctctttagtccatgtcGCCTCTCCCAAGCAGCGTTTTGTCAACAACCGCTTTGGTCGGATGCTTGGAAAACGGCCAAGGCCAATTTCGGCACAGCGAGCCCAATGTAATTTGCCCCAAATGCTATTCAACGGCCTTGCCACGCACATGACCAATATTGGCTTGCACAATGGAACCAAACGAAGCAAAACACGACGCCCACTCAGCCATTTGCCAGTGTCGAaacgaagaagaggaggaacttACCGGCCGGCTCGGATGATCCGGTACTTGCCGGGCGCGGACAGGTCCACCACGGTGGAGCCCAGCCGGCTGCGGTCTCCTATCGGCCCTGcgtccaccaccaccgccagcTCGGGCCAAAGATCTTCAaattccttcaaatgaaaaagagagagagcgagcgagagagagagagcaccaaagccgccgccgccgtctcctCTCGCACGTCAACACTTACGTGGGCGGCCACGGTGCTGCTTTGCGCGCTGACGTTGGCGCTGGTCAGCGCCAGAGGCTCGCCGCACATCTGGCAAAGACGACGGACGAAGGCGCAGTCCGGGATGCGGACGCCTACGAGCTGAGCGCGAGCGCACGCCGTGAGAAACGCAAGAAGAAAGGGGGCCGCGTCGGGCGCGGCGCCGCTTACCGGGGTGAAGGGGTTGAGCTCTCTGTTGAGCGTCGGCGACCTTTCCAGCACCAGCGTGACCGGGCCCGGCAGGAGGTCGCGCAGCAGGTCCTCCTTCACCTTCACCTGACAGTACCTGCACGAggaggcaagggggggggggctcttggtGGGCCCTTTTTATGGCCAATCCCGCTTGGCCTTCAACTCACAATGGCAAGACGGCCTAAAAACATCCAAATGCGGCGAGTCTAACAACCGTGCGGCCTCTGGGTTTGTCTTTCGGAGGCCCTTTTCATGTTCTTacttgtatatgtcgtggattTCGCCCACGCAAATGGCCAAAGGCTTGTGCTCGTTGCGCCCCTTGATGTCGTAGATGCGGCGCACGGCGGCCGAGTTCTG from the Hippocampus zosterae strain Florida chromosome 5, ASM2543408v3, whole genome shotgun sequence genome contains:
- the yrdc gene encoding yrdC domain-containing protein, mitochondrial, which codes for MKAFRELAVQIIQFRGAHGAAVCRVGSEMCERSKTTVLRLPPAGGDGPFSAQDPRTDVAAVLSRTAAALRDGRVVAVPTDTIYGLACLAQNSAAVRRIYDIKGRNEHKPLAICVGEIHDIYKYCQVKVKEDLLRDLLPGPVTLVLERSPTLNRELNPFTPLVGVRIPDCAFVRRLCQMCGEPLALTSANVSAQSSTVAAHEFEDLWPELAVVVDAGPIGDRSRLGSTVVDLSAPGKYRIIRAGRAFSSTVDVLEGKHGLAAEDSG